Proteins encoded by one window of Rutidosis leptorrhynchoides isolate AG116_Rl617_1_P2 chromosome 7, CSIRO_AGI_Rlap_v1, whole genome shotgun sequence:
- the LOC139859173 gene encoding uncharacterized protein, translating into MDSWNWSLSSNGNFTTKKLSTLIDEKILSGYSRTNSETLKNYLVPNKLEIFIWRVLKRRLPVRIELDKRGIDLDSVRCPICDDDVESLDHLLFFCRVSMDVWDKVYKWWGLDAVTNLSISEAFRGKCNRNLSHLESLVWQAIEWTCASFIWRNRNQKVFTNSCWSVPVLMMEIQLKSFEWISNRIKDRKLDWLIWISDPCSSLARIRV; encoded by the coding sequence ATGGACTCGTGGAATTGGAGCCTATCCTCTAACGGTAATTTCACTACAAAAAAGTTATCTACTTTAATTGATGAAAAAATCTTGAGTGGCTATTCGCGTACAAACTCCGAGACTCTTAAAAATTATTTGGTGCCAAACAAATTAGAGATCTTCATATGGAGGGTACTCAAAAGACGGCTCCCAGTCCGTATCGAACTTGATAAGCGAGGTATTGACTTGGATTCCGTTAGGTGCCCTATTTGTGACGATGACGTGGAATCTTTAGATCACCTTTTATTCTTCTGTCGAGTTTCAATGGATGTATGGGATAAAGTGTATAAGTGGTGGGGTTTAGATGCGGTTACTAACCTTAGTATAAGCGAAGCTTTTCGTGGGAAATGTAACCGTAATCTAAGCCATCTTGAATCGTTGGTGTGGCAAGCAATTGAATGGACGTGTGCTTCTTTTATTTGGAGAAATCGTAACCAAAAAGTGTTCACTAATTCTTGTTGGAGTGTCCCGGTTTTGATGATGGAAATTCAACTTAAGTCGTTTGAGTGGATATCGAATCGTATCAAGGATCGTAAGTTGGATTGGCTCATTTGGATTTCAGACCCATGCTCGAGTCTTGCTAGAATACGGGTTTAA